The genomic interval CAGCATTTTTCTTGTGCCTCTGGCTAAGCCTCTGCAATTTATAACCATTCTTATTGTCAATAGATTTATGCAAGGGTGTCGACATTTTCCTAGTTAATGGAGAGTTTTGGTCTGCTTTCACTTGCAGAGTCCCACTAGCCCCGTCGTTCTTTCTTTCCTGACAGAACATCTGGTCTAATTTAGGATTTCTTGCTGAGAGTAAAAAATCAGCATTTGCAGGATAGTTTTCCTGCTTTGCGCTGCCAAAAGCCTTGCAGTTATCGTTTTCACCATCTTCCTTCATGCAGGTAAAATCACGTGCCGAATCTAATTTTTCCGCAGGTTGTAGGAGTAACTTTCCATGCCGGTCCACCCTCCACAAAGATGGTGAGTCAGCGTTTTTGGTGCAACCCACTTGGTGCCGAAATTGAGGGAAAGTAACTGTATTTTCATTGGTCTTTTGAATATAAACGTCCCTCTTTTTACTGGAACAGTAGGGGAAAAAGGTCTTGGTTCTGATTGGTTTAGACCCCTCAAATGTTGGCTTGTCTGCAaccatttttaaataactgtcCTTTAATTTGTTATATTTCAACTCAGATTTTCTTTCCaaaatgtctttgtctctgctggtgaaaaaacTCTGAGGCTTGTCCATTTCCTCTGCATCTTTAGCATGAGTCCTTTTCCTGTTTTGAGGGTTAGGTCTCTCAGAGTGTGCAACATGCAAGTGTGCTTCCAGTGCCGGCTGTGTCAGTGTTATGTAGTTACACTCCTCACAGAAGTAATAATGCCTCAGATTCGTATGTTTTTTGGCGTGCTGGACAGAGATTTTAGGGCAGTTACAGGCAGATACACACTGAGGGCACTGCACCGTGCTGCCCCTGTCTTCCACTTCTGTGGTTTTGAGACCTTTGATTTCTTCCATAAGTTCTTCCAGCCTGTCTTGGTGAATAATGATGTGGCTCATGAGGGAGTTGCTATCACAGAACAAACGCCCACACTCCCTGCATATAAAGGGCTGTGAAACATTCTCACTGTTCACCTGATTATTCTTGCCTAAATGATACATCATATGTCTATGGAAATGTCCTTCTTCCTTATAATTAACATTGCACTTTGTGCATGAAAAGAGAAGTGGATCTTGTTCAACTTGTTCTGTCTTGAGCTGTTCTACTTTGGGACTCAAACTGTCTTCATCTTCAGGGTCATTTTCCTCATTACCGCCTTCCTGTGCTGAGCTATAAATACGGTGCTCAGAGTCTGAAGCCGTGTTTCTAGAAGGACCTTTCAGGGGAACGATGGAAAACGTAATATCAGACTGTGTACCCAAAGAATCATCTTTGTTTGCCATgacaacattttcaacatcattACGAGCGCAGACACAGAAACgtcgtgtgcatgtgtgattaaAACTGGTGTTAACCTTTTCAGTGGAGCCCGTCATGCTTTGTACGCATGTATTGTGCTTCCTGGCTCTTTGGTGCATCACTTCGGTCTCGAGCCTTCTGTCATAGTGCAAGAATCGCTCCCTCGCTGAATCCCATCTGATTGCTTCAGCATCATCATAATCATGCGAGGCGCTCTCTGACCGTTCTGCGTCCCGTCGAgatcttgttttcattgtctgtTTTGTCAAAGGTTGGCTAATGTGCATTTGCTCCGCACCGTCACCTGACAGCGTAGAATAGGCCAGTTTAGACTCATTCTCCTCCGAGTGAGACAGTGGCGTGTTGACACCTGGCTGTGTGGCTGGTGTTTTTACGACGGGCCCTGCTGTGTTCTTCCAAGCGTCTGATTGAAGCTCACTAGGTGGTGGTAACACCTCGGGGCGTGTGTCCTTCTCCGCTTGCCACGCGGCATCCAGGACATTGTTGGATAAAACAGTGCCTTTGTTCAGGACACAGTGTACCTCTGAGGTGGGGTGTGAACCAGGTCCATTAACAAGTGCTCCTGAAGGCAATGAATTGCCTGCATGGGGAACAGCAGGGACACTGCTGTATACAAATGGATTCGGCTGGGTTCCATTTAAAGGGTTTTCGTGTTCATCTGAGGACAGACCTGCAGCATTGTTCTTCAGGGAGAATGTGTGACTCTGTAATGGCTCCTGAGCACGACCTGGGCTGACAGACACAGATTCCACGTCTTTGTCCTTTTGTGCATCTGGCTTCAGATCAGACATAGTAGCACTCCtttctgaaatataaaaaaatatatcaaaagaTTTTGAATTGTACACTTTATTTCCTGTAGTCAAGTAAAACAACATATGTTTTGCAAGCATTGCATTCCCTTTAAttcaaaaaataatacaatttaaaagtgATGATTTTGGTTCAGttgttttttgggcttttcatctCAAAATGAGAGAGGTATTATTCTGCGCCGCATTATGATTTTCAACACCCTCTTTCCCCACCTCTATTCACAACAAACCCTGCTGTTAGCCCCTGAATACCCTGGTGAGGATGCTTAATTATGTGAGCGTACCTCTGGGATAAAACCTTCCTGCTTCTCCACCTTAAGTTCTCACTCGTCTGCTAAAATTGACCAATTTCCATGGGAAC from Labrus mixtus chromosome 3, fLabMix1.1, whole genome shotgun sequence carries:
- the znf644b gene encoding zinc finger protein 644, which translates into the protein MSDLKPDAQKDKDVESVSVSPGRAQEPLQSHTFSLKNNAAGLSSDEHENPLNGTQPNPFVYSSVPAVPHAGNSLPSGALVNGPGSHPTSEVHCVLNKGTVLSNNVLDAAWQAEKDTRPEVLPPPSELQSDAWKNTAGPVVKTPATQPGVNTPLSHSEENESKLAYSTLSGDGAEQMHISQPLTKQTMKTRSRRDAERSESASHDYDDAEAIRWDSARERFLHYDRRLETEVMHQRARKHNTCVQSMTGSTEKVNTSFNHTCTRRFCVCARNDVENVVMANKDDSLGTQSDITFSIVPLKGPSRNTASDSEHRIYSSAQEGGNEENDPEDEDSLSPKVEQLKTEQVEQDPLLFSCTKCNVNYKEEGHFHRHMMYHLGKNNQVNSENVSQPFICRECGRLFCDSNSLMSHIIIHQDRLEELMEEIKGLKTTEVEDRGSTVQCPQCVSACNCPKISVQHAKKHTNLRHYYFCEECNYITLTQPALEAHLHVAHSERPNPQNRKRTHAKDAEEMDKPQSFFTSRDKDILERKSELKYNKLKDSYLKMVADKPTFEGSKPIRTKTFFPYCSSKKRDVYIQKTNENTVTFPQFRHQVGCTKNADSPSLWRVDRHGKLLLQPAEKLDSARDFTCMKEDGENDNCKAFGSAKQENYPANADFLLSARNPKLDQMFCQERKNDGASGTLQVKADQNSPLTRKMSTPLHKSIDNKNGYKLQRLSQRHKKNAADLKMDKGCEGSSNFSDDTSGATGSLLESNENERNPYARRYFKKRQRFAAQDQSPHVLKDEDGGDEDCSDIEQLIIKEEYIETTECDGPPGSPFTSTSQGCDVFPSPGVEQKPCPYCPAMFDSGVGLSNHVRGHLHRVGLSYNARHIVPPEQVTMQDHRQRLRRRIPRTVRKAVKPESEGEHKCPLCCSQFDSKTGLTNHVRGHLKRIGVTSTSKSPLSILHELLQDNKEHRNILQVLNGSQDPSRSFASQKFTRSKSLVFMQRGVPVKIQYEIKSPHPLMHSFLPKQKIDFKEEKMLEVEAQSGTKASQSTLVKLLQMTQRSERINQEVDETWKLSDLSEDYRVEPKLPQSKSFFSCTKHDFDDRDSKTILIECNSTFPRPPGQPGSNAHRKRISIFEGQGYDYKQKKPRPRTGLKKMIFPSLNAEIYTLTCRFCDLVFQGPLSIQEDWIRHLQRHLLHTSVPHSGSGMVEVLDLHHKIQTSTTGEHRDSE